DNA sequence from the Thiobacillus sp. SCUT-2 genome:
GAGCGCGAGGTAGCAGCTCGGCTGGTCGCGCACGACCACGCGGAAGCCGTAGATGTCGAACACCTCGGAGAACGCCAGGTTCTTCTCCTGCATCTTGCGGTAGATGCTGTAGAGGTGCTTCTCGCGGCCGCTTACGGTGGCGTCGATCTTGCACTGCTCGAACTTTTCCTGGATCGCGATCTTGACCTTCTCGACCAGTTCGCGGCGGTTGCCGCGCGCGGCCTTCACGGCCTTCGCCAGCACCTGATAGCGGGTCGGGTGGCTGTAGCGGAAGCCGAGGTCTTCCAGTTCCTGGTAGACCGAATGCAGTCCGAGCCGGTTGGCGATCGGGGCGTAGATCTCCAGCGTTTCCTTGGCGATGCGCTTGCGCTTGTCGGCCGGCATCGCCCCCATGGTGTGCATGTTGTGCAGGCGGTCGGCAAGCTTCACCAGGATCACCCGCACGTCCTGCGCCATCGCCAGCAGCATCTTGCGGAAGTTCTCCGCCTGGGCGTGCTGCTCGGAGGCGAACGCGAGCTTGTCGAGCTTGGAGACGCCTTCGACCAGCAGCGCCACCGGCTTGCCGAAGCGTGCCTCGATCTCGCCCGCGGTGGCCGGGGTGTCCTCGACCACGTCGTGCAGCAGCGCGGCGCACAGGGTCTGCGCGTCGAGATGCCAGCCGGCGAGGATGCCGGCCACGGCGAGGGGGTGGGTGATGTAGGGTTCGCCGCTCTTGCGGAACTGGCCCTCGTGGGCCAAGCGGCTGAATTCGTAGGCCTGTTCGATCTGCGCGACTTCGTCAGCCGACAGGTAGGACAGGGCCGGACGCAGCGAGTCGAATTCGTGCGTCATCGACGGCGCGCCGGTGGCGTGTGCCGCCTGGCGTGCGGGCGAGGGATCAGGCACGGCCCCGGTTGAGGATTTCACGTCCCACCTTGCCCGCGGCGATTTCGCGCAGCGCGGTCACGATGGGCTTGTCCTTGGATTCGACCATCGGCTGCGAGCCCTGCGCGAGCTGGCGTGCCCGGTAGGTCACGGCGAGGGTCAGCTCGAAGCGGTTGGGGATCAGTTCGATGCAATCATCAACGGTGATGCGGGCCATGGTCTCGGTACTCCTGCTTCGGGGGGTGCGGCGGCACCATTCAGATACGTCGGAATTCGTCGAAGAGCGCGGCGTAGCGGTTCATCTGGCGTGCCGTCTCGAGGCGAATGCTGCGGGTGATGCTGACCAGATCCTGGAGGGCATGGTCGAAATCATCGTTGACAATTATATAGTCGAACGCGTCCGCGTGAGCGACGTCGTGGGCGGCGGCGGCCAGCCGGCGCTCGATCACCTCTTCGCTGTCCTGCCCGCGCCCGGCCAGACGGGTGCGCAAGGCGCTGAACGAGGGCGGCAGGATGAAGATCGACGCACAGCGCGGGAAGTGCGTGCGGACCTGCGTCGCGCCCTGCCAGTCGATCTCCAGCAGGATGTCGTGCCCCGCATTGAGGTCGCGCGAGATGCTGCCTTTCGAGGTGCCGTAGAAGTTGCCGTAGACCTCGGCGTGCTCGAGAAACTCGCCTTCGGCCAGCATCCTGCCGAAGTCGTCGCGGCTCACGAAGTGGTAGTCGCGGCCGTCGGTTTCGCCCGGCCGCGGCGCGCGCGTCGTGTACGACACCGACAGCCGGATCGCCGGATCGTTCTTCAGCAGGGCCTTGACCAGGCTGGTCTTGCCGGCGCCGGAGGGGGCGCTGACGATGTAAAGCACGCCTTCAGTGGGAGGTGGGGTCATGGTCGTCCAGGTAATGGTCGTCTCTTGGAAAAAGCCTTCGCGGGCAGCGTTCACTCGATATTCTGCACCTGTTCGCGCATCTGCTCGATCAGGACCTTGAGTTCGAGCGATACCCGGGACGTCTCGACCGCCACCGACTTCGAGCCGAGCGTGTTCGCCTCGCGATGCAGTTCCTGCATGAGGAAATCGAGCCGCTTGCCGGTCGCGCCGGGCTGGTCCAGCACGCGCCGCACCTCGGCGAAGTGGCTCGTCAGCCGCGCAAGTTCCTCGTCGATGTCCGCCTTCTGCGCGGCGAGCGCCACTTCCTGCGCCAGCCTTTCGTGGCCGGCCTCGCCCAGTGCCTCGCGCAGGCGCTCGGCGAGCCTGTCGCGCTGGGCGGCCGCCAGCGTCGGCAGCAGCGGCTGCAGGCCGGCGACCTGGGCCTCGGCGGCGGCGAGGCGGTCGAGGATGTGCTGCCGCAGCTTGGCGCCTTCGCGCTGGCGGCTGTCGACCAGATCGTCCAGCGTGGCGCGCAGTCCGGCGAGCGCCGCCTCGTTCAAGGCGTCCTGGGACAGCGCGGCGGTCTGCACGGCGCCCGGCCAGCGCAGGATGTCGTTGACGGCGAGCGGCGCTGCGCCCGGCAGGCGCTCGAGCACGTCGTCCTGCCAGCGGGTCAGGCGCTCAAGAATCGCCGGGTTCAGTCCGTTATCCAGCGAAGCGGCGGGAAGCAGGGCGAGGTTGACCCGGCATTCCACCTTGCCGCGCGCCAGGCGTTGCTGGATCAGCTCGCGCAACTGCGGCTCCAGCGGGCGGAATTCGTCGGCCAGGCGGAAATGCAGCTCGAGATAGCGCTGGTTGACGCTGCGCAGATCGATGCTGATGCTTGCATGGTCGAGGTGGAGGCTGTGGGCGGCGAACCCGGTCATGCTGGTAGTCATGGCTGCTGGCGGGACGATGGTCGTTTTGATGGTTGCTGGTGCGGAGCCGGCGTTGGTGTGTTGGGCGGCGCGGCCTGCCTGAAGCAGAAAGATAATAGACGTTCGATTATGGCGACTCAACCCAACCAGGCGCTGCCCAACGGCTACCGGCTGAAGGAATATACGATCATCCGGAAGATCGGCGGCGGGGGCTTCAGCATGGTCTACCTCGCGCGCGACGACAACAACCAGTCGGTGGCGATCAAGGAATACCTGCCCGGTGCGCTGGTCCTGCGGACCGAAGGCTCGGTCATCGTGCAGGCCAACTCGACCGAGAACAACAACATCTTCCGCCACGGCATGAAGTGCTTCTTCGAGGAGGGCCGGGCGCTGGCGCTGATCGACCATCCCAACGTCGTGCGCGTGGTCAATTTCTTCCGCGCCAACGAAACCGTCTACATGGTGATGCGCTTCGAGCGCGGCAAGACCCTGCAGCAGCACATCCAGGCGAACCGCGGCGCGATCCGGGAGAGCTTCATCCGCCGCGTCTTCGCCCACCTGCTGAACGGCTTGCGCGAAGTGCACACGCACAAGCTGCTGCATCTCGACATCAAGCCGTCCAATCTCTACATCCGCCTGGATGGCTCGCCGGTGCTGATCGACTTCGGTGCAGCCCGGCAGACGCTGACCCAGGAGGAGAGCAAGCTGCAGCCGATGTACACGCCCGGCTTCGCCGCGCCGGAGCAGTACCACAATCGAGAGCGGCTGGGGCCGTGGACCGACATCTACAGCATCGGCGCGAGCCTCTACGCCTGCCTCGCGGGCTACCCGCCGCAGGCCGCCGACGCGCGGCTGCTCAACGACAAGCTCGTCCCGGCCACGGTCAACTGGCGCGGCGCCTACTCCGACCAGCTGCTCGAAATCATCGACCAGTGCCTCAAGCTCAACTACATGGAGCGTCCGCAGAGCGTGTTCAGCCTGCAAAAGGTCCTGATGGACCGCAGCGCGATGGCGCCGCCGCGTTCTTCGTTGCTTTCCAGCATCAAGCGCTCGCTGAACCGCGAATTGTTCTAAAGTAACGCCCATGAAATTCACCATCTACCAGGCGTCACGTCAGGGCGGGCGCAAGAACAACCAGGATCGCGTCGCCTATTCGTACAGCCGCGAGGCGCTGCTGATGGTGGTGTGCGACGGCATGGGCGGCCACATGCACGGCGAGATCGCGGCCCAGATCGCGGTGCAGACGCTGACCGACCAGTTCCAGAAGCTGGCCAAGCCGCGGCTCGCCGATCCCATGGCCTTCCTCGCCGATGCGACCACGCGGGGACACTACGCGATCAACGACTACGCGGTCGAGCAGGATCTGCTCGAGATTCCCCACACCACGCTCGTCGCGGCGGTGGTGCAGGACAACACGGCCTATTGGGCGCACGTCGGCGATTCGCGCCTGTACCTGTTCAGCGACGGCAGCCTGATCGCGCGCACCGAAGACCATACGGCCGTCGCCCAGCTGGTGCGCGACGGCATCATCAGCGAGGAAGAGGCGGGCCATCATCCCGAGCGCAACAAGGTGTCCAACTGCCTCGGCGGCTACGTCACGCCGCAGGTGGAATGCAGCGCCCCGATCCCGCTGCACGACGCCGACACCATGCTGCTGTGCACCGACGGCATCTGGGGGATGATCAGCATTCCCGAAGTCGCGGCACTGCTGCATGCCTACACGCTCGAGGATGCGGTCCGCCATCTGATGGACCATGCGGAATTCCGCGGCGGCGAGCACGGCGACAACCTCAGCCTCATCGCGATGACCTGGGGCGAGGCGCGCATGCCGAGCAAGGATTCGATCTCCACCCTGGCGCTGCCGGACGGCGGCGTCACGACGCAGATCAATGCCCTGCGCCCGTTGCCCGGCACGCCCGCCGTGTCGGACGACGAGATCGAGCGCGCGATCGCCGAGATCCAGCAGGCGATCCAGAAGATCTCCGCCAAGTAGGCGTTCGCGCAGCAACGCGCGCCGGAGCGGCCCGACGCGGTAAAATCCGCATTTTCCCGTTCCCAGCCCGTTGCCATGTCCGCGATCATCCGACCGAGCGGCCGCGCCGCCGAAGCCCTGCGCCCGCTCACCTTCACCCGCAGGTTCACCAAGCACGCCGAAGGCTCGGTGCTCGTCGCCATGGGCGACACCCGCGTGCTATGCACGGCGAGCGTCCTCGACAAGCTGCCGCCGCACAAGAAGGGCAGCGGCGAAGGCTGGGTGACGGCCGAGTACGGCATGCTGCCGCGTTCCACGCACACCCGCACCGACCGCGAGGCCGCGCGCGGCAAGCAGTCCGGCCGCACCCAGGAGATCCAGCGCCTGATCGGACGCAGCCTGCGCGCCGTGGTCGACCTGAAGAAGCTCGGCGAGCGCACGCTCCACATCGACTGCGACGTCCTGCAGGCCGACGGCGGAACGCGCTGCGCGAGCATCTGCGGCGCCTACGTCGCGGTGGCGGACGCGATCGCCGGCCTGATGAAGGACGGCGCGCTGGCCGAGTCGCCGCTGGTCGACAGCATCGCCGCCGTCTCGGTCGGCGTGTACCGGGGCGAACCGGTGCTCGACCTCGACTACGCCGAGGACTCCGACTGCGACACCGACATGAACGTCGTGATGACCGGGCGCGGCGGGATCGTCGAAGTCCAGGGCACGGCCGAGGGGGCGCCGTTCTCCCGCGCCACGCTCGAGGCGCTGCTCGATCTCGCCACGGCCGGGATCGAGCAGATCACCGTCAGACAGAACGAGGCGCTCTCGGCATGAAGAAGATCGTCATCGCCTCCGGCAACCCCGGCAAGCTGCGCGAGATCGCGCGCATCCTCGAGCCGCTCGACATCGCCGCCGCGCCGCAGTCGGACTTCGGCGTGCCGGAATGCCCCGAGCCGCACGTCACCTTCATCGAGAACTGCCTCGCGAAGGCGCGCCATGCCAGCGCGCACACCGGGCTGCCGGCGCTCGCCGACGATTCCGGCATCTGCGTCGAGGCGCTGAACGGCGCGCCCGGCGTGTTCTCGGCACGTTACGCCGGCGAGCCCAAATCGGACGCGCGCAACAACGAAAAGCTGATTGCCGCGCTTGCGGGCCAGCCCAACCGGCGCGCGCACTACTACTGCGTCATGGTGCTGGTGCGCTATGCGGACGACCCCGAGCCGCTGATCGCCGAAGGCCGCTGGCACGGCGAAATCATCGATATGCCGCGCGGCACGAACGGCTTCGGCTACGACCCGTATTTCCTCGTTCCGCAATTCGGCAGGACCGGCGCGGAGCTCGGCGAGGACGAGAAAAATGCCGTGTCGCACCGCGGCCAGGCCTTGCGCGAACTGGCCGACAAGCTGAAGCGGCTTGGCTGAGTCGGTCGTTCGCGGGCTGGACGGCGGGCCGCGCGTGCCGCCGCCACTGTCGCTTTACATCCACCTGCCGTGGTGCGTGCGGAAGTGTCCGTATTGCGACTTCAATTCGCACGCCGCGCAGTCCCTGCCCGAAGCCGCCTACATCGACGCGCTGCTCGCCGACCTCGAGCGCGCGCTGCCCGACATCTGGGGACGCAAGGTCCACACCGTGTTCTTCGGCGGCGGCACGCCCAGCCTGTTTTCGCCGGACGGCATCGATCGCATCCTGACCGGGGTGCGTGCGCTGACGCCGCTCGCCCCCGGCGCGGAAATCACGCTCGAGGCCAACCCGGGAACGGTAGAGACCGCGAAGTTCAAGGGCTTCCGCGCGGCCGGCGTGAACCGCGTGTCGCTCGGCGTCCAGAGCTTCGATGCGCGCCATCTGCAGGCGCTCGGCCGCATTCACGACGCCGCCGAGGCCGCCCGTGCGGCCGAGCTTGCGGCCACCCATTTCGAGACGTTCAATCTCGACCTGATGTTCGCGCTGCCGGGACAGACGCTCGCCCAGGCCCTGGCCGACGTCGAGGCGGCGCTCGCCTTCGCTCCGCCCCATCTGTCGGCCTACCATCTCACGCTCGAGCCGAACACGCCGTTCGGCCATACGGCGCCGGCGGGCCTGCCCGACGAGGATCTTGCGGCCGACATGCAGCTTGCCATCGAGGAACGTCTCGGCGCGGCCGGCCTGCAGCACTACGAGACCTCGGCGTATGCGAGACCCGGGCATCGCAGCCGGCACAACCTCAACTACTGGCAGTTCGGCGACTACCTCGGCATCGGCGCCGGCGCGCATTCCAAGCTGAGCTTCCACGACCGCATCGTCCGCGAGATGCGCACGAAGCACCCGCAGCAGTACATGGAGGCCGTGAAGGCAGGCGCGCATGTCGCCGACACGCGCATGCTCACGCGCGGGGATCTGCCGTTCGAGTTCATGATGAACGCGCTGCGGCTCACCGAAGGCGTGCCGGCCGCGCTGTTCGAAACGCGCACCGGCCTGCCGCTGCCGGCCTGCCGGAGCGCGCTCGATCGTGCGCGTGCGCAGGGCCTGCTGGAGCCCGACCCGACGCAGCTCAAGCCGACGCGACGCGGCCAGCATTTCCTGAACGACTTGCTGGAGCTTTTCCTGCCGTAGCCAGTGGGCGTGGCGCATGGCCGCGCTGCGCGCCGGGTTGTTCGGGCGGTGCGGCGCGGGGTATGCTCATGCGCTGCCCAACCCGATCGCCGCGCGATCGCTTGAATCCGGAGACGACGATGAAGACCGCGCTTGCCCTGTCGCTGCTGCTGTTCACCTCTTCCGCACTTGCCGCCGTCGTCGGCAGGGACGTCAGCTACAAGGCCGGCGACACCGTCATGAAGGGCTTTCTCGCGTATGACGATGCGGCCAAGGGCAAGCGCGCGGGGGTGCTGGTGGTGCCGGAGTGGTGGGGCGCCAACGACTACGCGCGCAAGCGGGCCCGCATGCTGGCCGGCGCGGGCTACGTGGCGATGGTCGTCGACATGTACGGCAATGGCCAGACGACCGACGACCCGAAGGAAGCCGGCGCGCTGTCCGGCGCGGTCAACAAGGATCCGGTGCTGCGGCTGAGCCGCTTCCAGGCGGCGGAGAAGTTTCTTGCGCAGCAGCCCAACGTGAAGAAGGGCGAGATGGCGGCGATCGGCTACTGCTTCGGCGGTGGCGTGGTGCTGAACATGGCGCGGGCCGGCGAACCGCTCAAGGCCGTGATCAGCTATCACGGTATCCTCGCGACCGACCAGCCGGCGAAGCCGGGCGACATCAAGGCCAAGCTGGCGATCTTTCACGGCGAGGCGGATCCCATCGTGCCGGCCGCCCAGCTCGAGGCGTTCAAGGCCGAGATGGACCACGCCAAGGTCGACTACATGCTGGTGACCTACCCGGGGGCCAAGCATGCCTTCACCAACCGCGAGGCCGACAGCTATGCGAACGCGTTCGGCCTGCCGGTCAAATACGACCCGGAGGCCGACAAGGATTCGTGGACCCGCACGCTCGAGTTCCTGCGCGCGACGCTCGACAATGACTGACGCCTGCGACGACGACTGCCACGCGGCGCCGGGCGGCGGCAGCCTAGGCATCCCCCAGGTTGCGGCGTTCGATCCGGCCGCCTTCGAGCGCGCGGTCAACGACATGCTGGTGGCCTGCGGCGTCGCGCCGGACTCGGTCCATACGGGACGCACGGCGCAGCGCGTGCGCGAGTTGTGGCAGAAGCGGCTGCTGGGCGGCTATGCGATCTCGCCGGCGGAGGCGCTGGGCGAGGGCTTCGCCGACACGCGCGACGACATGGTCGTGGTGCGCGGCATCGCGGTGCATGGCGTGTGCCCGCACCATCTGGTGCCGTTCCGCGGCGTGGCGCACGTCGCCTACATTCCCGGCGGGCGCCTGCACGGCTTCGGCCGCATCGCGCGCATGGTCGACGCGATCGGCCATCGCTTCACCTACCAGGAATGGATGACGCGCGACATCGCCGAGGCGCTGGTGACGCATGGCCACGCGCGGGGCGCCGCCTGCATCGTCGAGGCCGAGCAGCTGTGCCTGCTCCTGGGCGAAGACCGGCGCGGCGACGAGCGGGTCGTCACCCAGGCATTCAGCGGCAGCTTCCGCGACAGCGACCAGCAGCGCAACGAGTTCCTGCGCGCCGTCGCACAGCACGCGTTGCGCTGAACGGCGGTTCGACCGGGGCGCGGCAAGCGCGGCGATGGGTGAAACAATGAGGCCTTGACACATACCAACCGGTATGTATGATTGATCGCATGAGCACCAGCCCCAAGGCCCCCGATCTGACCCGGCAAAAACTGCTGGAAGCCGCGTTTGCCGAGATTCACCGCAACGGCTTCCAGTCGGCCTCGCTGACGCAGATCCTGGCGGACACCGGGCTCACCAAAGGCGCGCTCTACCACCACTTCCCGGACAAGCGAGCGCTTGGCTTGTCGGTCATAGAGGAGGTGATCCGCCCCCGCCTGGCTGCGATGATGTTCGCGCCGCTGGCGGACACCCACGCGCCCCTGGCCGCGCTGCAGGCGCTGCTGGCGGACAAGGCGGCCGAGGACGATCCGATGGTGGTGACGCTGGGCTGCCCGCTGAACAACCTGATGCAGGAGATGAGTCCGGTCGACGAAGGCTTCCGGCTGCGGCTGAACGGCGTGTTTGAAGCGTGGGTCGGCGTGGTGGCGGCGGCGCTGGCGCGCGGCAGGACGGCGGGCGAGGTGCGCAGCGACGTCGATCCGGACGCCACCGCCTTCTTCATCGTCTCGGCGCTCGAAGGCTGCGTCGGGATGAGCAAGAACACGCAATCGGTCGCGGCGTATCGCGGTTGCCTGGCGCAGCTCGGCGGCTTTCTGGACACCCTGAGGGCGTCATGATCGGAACAGGGGAACGATGATGAGCACACCCATCACCAAGGGCACGCACCATGTCGGCCTGACCGTATCGACGCTGGAGGAAAGCGCCGCCTTCTTCACTTCCCTGCTGGGCTGGCAGGAAGTGAGGAGGAGGGAAGACTATCCGGCCATCTTCGTCAGCGATGGGACCACGATGGTGACGCTCTGGGCAACCAAGGAAGCGCCATCCGTTCCATTCGACAAGAACCGCAACGTTGGCTTGCACCATGTCGCCTTTCACGTAAGCGACGAAGCCGACTTGGATGCACTCCACCGGCGGCTCGCAGCCAGCGGGGCGAAAATCGAATTCGGGCCGGAACGGGTGGGCCAGGGCCCTGCCAAACATCTGATGTGCTACGAGCCGAGCGGGATTCGGGTCGAGTTCATATGGCCCGGCCATTAGGCGGCTGCGGCTCCCGGAGAAGGAAAGCATGAAAGACGAATCGCGCCGTCCCCGCACGCTGATCCTGCCGCCGGCGCCCTACGCGGCGGCGGTGGTGGGCGGCTGGTGGCTGGACCGGAACGAATGGGCGCTCCCTCTGGATGCGGGGGCAGCGACGCGTCCGCTGGCCTGGCTTCTGCTGGCCATCGGACTGGTGCTGTTCGTCTGGACGCTGTGGACCTTTGCGCGCCACCGGACCACGGTCAACCCCTACAGCGGCGCATCCACGCTCTGCACGCGCGGCCCGTTCCGCTTCAGCCGCAATCCGATCTACCTCGGCGACTGGTTCCTGCTCGCCGGCGTGTCGCTGCTGCTGCACACGTTCTGGCCCCTCGCGTTCGCCCCCCTGATCTGGCTCACGATTCGCTTCGGCGTGATCCGGCACGAAGAAGCGCATCTCGAAGCGAAATTCGGCGACGCCTACCGCGCCTACAGGGCCCGTGTCAGGCGTTGGATATAACCGCATCAGGAGTCCGTCATGAGCATTTTGCAGACCGTCACGCCCGAAGCCGCGACCGACGAAGTCGCCGAAATCTACGCCCAGATCCGGAATGCGTGGGGACACGTGCCGACCGCGATCCAGGTGTTCAGCGCCAACCCGTTCCTGCTCCGCCACCAGTGGGAGTACTACGGCAGCATCATGCAGCACCCCCGCCTGTCGCTGCCGCTGACGGCCTCCATCCGCATGCTGGTCTCGCAGGCCGGCCAGTGCGACTACTGCATCGACATGAACGCCGGCATGCTGATCAACGCCGCCGGCTGGACGCCGGAGCAGGTGGCGGCGACGCGCGCCGATTACCATGCCAGCCCGTTGACCGCGGCCGAGAAGGTGCTGCTCGGCCTGGTGTTGAAGATGACGCGCGATTCGGGCAGCGTCACGCACGCCGATCTCCAGGCCGCGCGCGACGCCGGCTGGTCGGACGCCGACATACTCGATGCCGTGAACCATGGCGCCCGCATGGTCGCGGGCGACATCGTCATCAACGGCTTCAAGGTCGAACGCGACTTCTGAGCGGGGCGGGCCTACAGTCCACCCCTGGGATGGCCGTTAACGTCGTGTACGGACAATGTCATCGGGAGCCCCGCCATGAACATTACGCTGCACGACAAATCGCTCGACGTCCGGCTGAGCGCCGCCGCGCAAAAGGCGCTCGCCCGGCGCGACCGGCCGCTCGTTGCCGAGATGGAGCTGCTGTTCTCCTGCCTGCTGCGCAAGCGGGTTCACTTCGGCGACGCGATGCACGAGTCGACGCCGGTGAACGACCGCCTCTCGGTGCGTTTCCGGCCCATCATGACGCGCCGCTGCAGCGTCGCGGAAGGCGGCGCGACGCCGCCGTCCGAGGGCTTCCCGCTCGAAAATCCGCGGCCCTACGTGCCCAACTGGCTGACGATCGACTTCCGCCGCGGCGAGTGGGTCGGCGAGTTCGGCTACGCCGACTGAGCTGTCCTAGCCGAGCCGCAGCAGTTCGCGCGCGTTGCGGGTGGTGGCCTGCGCCACGGCGTCGACGTCGATCCCGCGCAGCTCGGCCAGCGTCTGCGCGATGCGCGGCAGTTCGCCCGGCGCGTTGCGGCCGCGCCCGATCCAGACCGGCGGGATATCCGGGCTGTCGGTCTCGAGCACGATGGCCTCGAGCGGCAGGTCGACCGCCAGCCGCCGCAGGTTGTTGGCACGCGGCCAGGTGAAGGCGCCGCCGAATCCCAGCTTGAATCCCAGCTTGATGAAGGCGTCCGCCTGCTGCGGGCTGCCGTTGAAGGCATGCGCGATGCCGCCGCGTACGCCGATTCTGCGCAGATGCTTGAGCAGCTCGTCGTTGGCGCGGCGGCAATGCAGCAGCACCGGCAGATCGTGATCGCGCGCGATCTTCAGCTGTTCGACCAGAAAGTATTCCTGGGTGGCCGGATCGAGGTCGCGCACGAACAGGTCGAGGCCGATTTCGCCGACCGCCACCGGGCGCTGCGCCGTGATCTGTGCACGCAGATCGGCCAGGTGTTCGGGGCGGTGAACGTGGATGTACATCGGGTGCAGCCCCCAGGCGGGGACGCAGCCAGGGTAGCGCGCGCAGGTGGCGGCAACCGCCGCGAAATTGGCGCGGCTGACCGCGGGGATGATCTCGACGCCGACGCCGGCGGCGACGGCGCGCGCGTACGCGTCGTCGCGGTCGGCGTCGAATTCCGCCGCATCGAGATGGCAGTGGGTGTCGATGAAAAACGGCACCCCGGAAGGTGCCGTTTGTCGCGCATCTGTCACGTTTTCCCTCTCCCCAACCATCCGCGGCTCGCGGGGAGGGGGGCGAAGGCTGAGCCCACGGCGATCAATCGTTGCTGGCCAGGCCCAGGAGCTGCAGCAGGCTGGTGAAGAGGTTGAAGATCGCGACGAACAGCGTCACCGTCGCCATGATGTAGTTGGTCTCGCCGCCGTGGATGATGTTGCTGGTCTCGAACAGGATCAGGCCGGACATCAGCAGCACGAACATGGCGGAGACGGCCAGCGACAGGCCCGGCATATGGAAGAAGATCGCGGCCAGGCCGGCAAGGAAGGCGACCAGGATGCCGACCGTGAGGAAGCCGCCCATGAAGCTGAAGTCCTTGCGCGTCGTCATGACGTAGGCCGACAGCGCGAGGAAGACCAGGGCGGTGCCGCCCATCGCCATCATCACGACCTGGCCGCCGTTCGGCAGCGCGAGGTAGGCGTTGACGATGGGGCCGAGCGTATAGCCCATGAAGCCGGTGAGGCCGAAGACGAAGGCGATGCCGAGGCCGCTGTTGCGGAACCTGGTGGTCAGGAACAGCAGGCCGTAGTAGCCGACCAGCGTGAGGATGATGCCGGGATGCGGCAGGCCCAGCGCCATTGCCGCACCGGCGGTGAGCGCCGCGAATGCCAGCGTCATCGCCAGCAGCATGTAGGTGTTGCGAACGACCTTGCTGGTCGACAGGGCCGCAGAGGCACTGCGGCCAAAGGTGGTGACGTCCTGGTTCATGAATCCTCCGGAAAACGAATCGGATACTGCAATGGAACGATTCTAGCCCAGCAAGTTCCGCTGCGGGCAATCCTGCGGCCGGACCGCGCCTACCTGGCGGGCAGCACGTCCGGATGCCAGCCCAGCACCAGGTAAAGCGTTGCGAATCCCAGCACGTAGGCGACCGGCACGTGCCAGCCTTCGCGCAGCCACGTCAGGGTGTTCTTCGCCTCCGGGTACAGGTTCGACATCGCCACGCCCGCGCTGGAGCCGAACCAGATCATCGAGCCGCCGAAGCCGACTGCGAAGGCCAGCATCCCCCAGTCGTAGCCGCCCTGGTACAGCGCCAGCGCGGTGAGCGGGATGTTGTCGAATACCGCGGAGACGAAGCCGAGCCCGAAGGCCGTGTGCGCCGAGGGCGGGGGCAGCTCCTTCACCGGCATCAGGCTGGCGGAC
Encoded proteins:
- a CDS encoding methyltransferase family protein gives rise to the protein MKDESRRPRTLILPPAPYAAAVVGGWWLDRNEWALPLDAGAATRPLAWLLLAIGLVLFVWTLWTFARHRTTVNPYSGASTLCTRGPFRFSRNPIYLGDWFLLAGVSLLLHTFWPLAFAPLIWLTIRFGVIRHEEAHLEAKFGDAYRAYRARVRRWI
- a CDS encoding TetR family transcriptional regulator C-terminal domain-containing protein gives rise to the protein MSTSPKAPDLTRQKLLEAAFAEIHRNGFQSASLTQILADTGLTKGALYHHFPDKRALGLSVIEEVIRPRLAAMMFAPLADTHAPLAALQALLADKAAEDDPMVVTLGCPLNNLMQEMSPVDEGFRLRLNGVFEAWVGVVAAALARGRTAGEVRSDVDPDATAFFIVSALEGCVGMSKNTQSVAAYRGCLAQLGGFLDTLRAS
- a CDS encoding carboxymuconolactone decarboxylase family protein translates to MSILQTVTPEAATDEVAEIYAQIRNAWGHVPTAIQVFSANPFLLRHQWEYYGSIMQHPRLSLPLTASIRMLVSQAGQCDYCIDMNAGMLINAAGWTPEQVAATRADYHASPLTAAEKVLLGLVLKMTRDSGSVTHADLQAARDAGWSDADILDAVNHGARMVAGDIVINGFKVERDF
- the folE gene encoding GTP cyclohydrolase I FolE codes for the protein MTDACDDDCHAAPGGGSLGIPQVAAFDPAAFERAVNDMLVACGVAPDSVHTGRTAQRVRELWQKRLLGGYAISPAEALGEGFADTRDDMVVVRGIAVHGVCPHHLVPFRGVAHVAYIPGGRLHGFGRIARMVDAIGHRFTYQEWMTRDIAEALVTHGHARGAACIVEAEQLCLLLGEDRRGDERVVTQAFSGSFRDSDQQRNEFLRAVAQHALR
- a CDS encoding TatD family hydrolase produces the protein MPFFIDTHCHLDAAEFDADRDDAYARAVAAGVGVEIIPAVSRANFAAVAATCARYPGCVPAWGLHPMYIHVHRPEHLADLRAQITAQRPVAVGEIGLDLFVRDLDPATQEYFLVEQLKIARDHDLPVLLHCRRANDELLKHLRRIGVRGGIAHAFNGSPQQADAFIKLGFKLGFGGAFTWPRANNLRRLAVDLPLEAIVLETDSPDIPPVWIGRGRNAPGELPRIAQTLAELRGIDVDAVAQATTRNARELLRLG
- a CDS encoding dienelactone hydrolase family protein gives rise to the protein MKTALALSLLLFTSSALAAVVGRDVSYKAGDTVMKGFLAYDDAAKGKRAGVLVVPEWWGANDYARKRARMLAGAGYVAMVVDMYGNGQTTDDPKEAGALSGAVNKDPVLRLSRFQAAEKFLAQQPNVKKGEMAAIGYCFGGGVVLNMARAGEPLKAVISYHGILATDQPAKPGDIKAKLAIFHGEADPIVPAAQLEAFKAEMDHAKVDYMLVTYPGAKHAFTNREADSYANAFGLPVKYDPEADKDSWTRTLEFLRATLDND
- a CDS encoding VOC family protein; protein product: MSTPITKGTHHVGLTVSTLEESAAFFTSLLGWQEVRRREDYPAIFVSDGTTMVTLWATKEAPSVPFDKNRNVGLHHVAFHVSDEADLDALHRRLAASGAKIEFGPERVGQGPAKHLMCYEPSGIRVEFIWPGH
- a CDS encoding Bax inhibitor-1/YccA family protein; protein product: MNQDVTTFGRSASAALSTSKVVRNTYMLLAMTLAFAALTAGAAMALGLPHPGIILTLVGYYGLLFLTTRFRNSGLGIAFVFGLTGFMGYTLGPIVNAYLALPNGGQVVMMAMGGTALVFLALSAYVMTTRKDFSFMGGFLTVGILVAFLAGLAAIFFHMPGLSLAVSAMFVLLMSGLILFETSNIIHGGETNYIMATVTLFVAIFNLFTSLLQLLGLASND